Proteins encoded together in one Tripterygium wilfordii isolate XIE 37 chromosome 14, ASM1340144v1, whole genome shotgun sequence window:
- the LOC120014605 gene encoding receptor-like protein EIX2 isoform X1, with amino-acid sequence MSMEILSLLQLVLTVICLMTGGIASDCNAQLVDCLESDREALIEFKSVLNDPENRLLSWKGSNCCQWHGIICDNHSGAVITVDLHNPHPSILDPSGGYGFWNLSGEISPSLTKLKFLRHLDLSFNSFNHIQIPDFLDSMEKLQYLNLSNAGFSGAIPPTLGNISSLQYLDLDSSSSFPVLTAHNLDWVTGLTSLKHLKMRAVNLSKVSSEWIVALNKLQFLTELDLSDCGLSGSIASLSYLNFTSLTVMDLSGNLFISHLPSWFVNISRLVSLDISFSGLYGRIPLGFGELPNFQIFRLSSNDNLTASCSQLFRGSWERIEVIDLFLNKLHGKLPASFGNMTSLTHFDLFANGVEGGIPSSIGRLCNLQYIDLSANNLTGSLPEFLEGTENCLSGSTLPSLQHLDWSNNHLVGILPKWLGQLSNLGILNLLYNSLEGPIPDTLGSLGNLTELRLGGNRLNGTLPASLGQLSELTVFDVSINNLWGVVSEKHFSKLSKLEILILSANSFILNVTLDWFPPFQVWFLDMGSCHLGPQFPAWLMTQKKLNFLDFSNASISGTIPDWFWDIAVNLSLLNVSYNDLKGRLPNPLNVSLSANVDMSSNSFEGPVPIPTVSLGALVLANNQFSGLIPEEVGKIMPNLIFFSLSGNQLTGSIPVSIGEMSVLEVLDLSYNNLTGSILPEIGICLNLKVIDLQSNSLSGVIPEQLGQLNLLQTLHLSNNKLSGELPSALLNLSSLETLDLGNNRLRGHIAPWIGGGFTKLRILSLRSNAFYGELPSSLSNLSSLQVVDLAENELNGTIPASFGDFKAMTREENINRYLFYGMYMILYYKESIVLCVKDQPLLFTKTLSLLTSIDLSANNLHGELPEEMTKLAGLLVLNLSRNQISGQIPQSISELHQLSSLDLSNNRLSGAIPSSMSSLSYLGSLNLSNNNLSGEIPYAGHMTTYEASSFGGNLGLCGSPLGVKCPGDDSYHGETAKDDGNDDDTVDKWFYLSIGLGFAAGILVPYFVLVIKRPWSNAYFNLVDKIADRIAYWRLRYTSY; translated from the coding sequence ATGTCGATGGAAATTCTTTCCCTGTTGCAGTTAGTGTTAACTGTTATCTGCCTAATGACAGGAGGAATTGCTAGTGATTGCAATGCCCAGCTGGTGGATTGCCTTGAATCAGATAGAGAAGCTCTTATCGAGTTTAAGAGCGTTCTTAATGATCCTGAGAACCGGCTCTTATCCTGGAAAGGGAGCAACTGTTGTCAATGGCATGGAATAATTTGTGACAACCATTCTGGAGCGGTTATTACAGTTGATCTCCATAATCCACACCCATCAATCTTGGATCCTTCAGGTGGGTATGGTTTCTGGAACTTGAGTGGTGAGATCAGTCCTTCTTTGACAAAACTCAAGTTCTTGAGACATCTAGACTTGAGTTTCAACTCATTTAACCACATTCAGATTCCTGACTTCCTTGATTCCATGGAGAAATTGCAATATCTAAACCTATCAAATGCTGGGTTTAGCGGTGCAATTCCTCCAACTCTGGGAAACATCTCTAGTTTACAGTATCTTGATCTTGATTCCTCTTCCAGTTTTCCTGTCTTAACTGCTCATAATCTTGATTGGGTGACTGGTCTTACCTCACTGAAACATCTCAAAATGAGGGCGGTTAACCTATCAAAGGTCAGTTCAGAATGGATAGTAGCTCTAAACAAGCTTCAATTTTTGACTGAGTTGGATTTATCTGATTGTGGGCTATCTGGTTCCATTGCATCTCTTAGCTATCTTAATTTTACTTCACTTACTGTCATGGACCTTAGTGGTAACCTCTTCATATCACACTTGCCAAGTTGGTTTGTGAATATCAGCAGGCTTGTATCTCTTGACATCAGCTTTAGTGGCTTGTATGGAAGAATTCCACTGGGTTTCGGTGAGCTACcgaattttcaaattttccgaCTATCAAGTAATGATAATCTTACAGCTAGTTGTTCTCAACTATTCAGGGGAAGCTGGGAAAGAATAGAAGTAATTGATCTTTTTCTGAACAAGTTACATGGGAAACTTCCTGCTTCCTTTGGGAACATGACATCTCTCACCCACTTTGATTTGTTTGCAAATGGTGTAGAGGGTGGGATACCAAGTTCCATTGGTAGGCTTTGTAACTTACAGTACATTGACTTGTCAGCTAATAACCTGACAGGAAGCTTACCAGAATTTCTTGAAGGAACAGAGAATTGCCTTTCTGGAAGTACTTTGCCTAGTCTGCAACACTTGGACTGGAGCAACAATCACCTTGTTGGAATATTGCCAAAATGGCTTGGCCAGCTCTCAAATCTTGGCATACTCAATCTGCTTTATAACTCGCTTGAAGGTCCTATCCCTGATACTCTAGGATCATTGGGGAATCTTACAGAACTCAGACTTGGAGGGAATCGATTGAACGGTACTCTACCTGCTAGTTTAGGACAGCTCTCAGAGCTGACTGTCTTTGATGTATCTATCAATAACTTGTGGGGTGTTGTCTCTGAGAAGCATTTTTCGAAGTTAAGTAAATTGGAGATCTTGATTTTGTCAGCCAACTCCTTCATCTTGAATGTCACTTTGGATTGGTTCCCTCCATTCCAGGTTTGGTTTCTTGACATGGGTTCTTGTCATTTGGGTCCTCAATTTCCAGCTTGGCTTATGACTCAAAAGAAACTCAACTTTCTTGACTTCTCAAATGCTAGTATTTCAGGTACCATACCTGACTGGTTTTGGGATATTGCTGTGAATCTATCACTCTTGAATGTTTCTTACAATGATTTGAAAGGTCGGTTGCCGAATCCATTGAATGTATCTCTCTCTGCAAATGTTGATATGAGCTCCAACTCTTTTGAAGGTCCTGTACCTATTCCAACTGTTTCACTCGGAGCACTGGTTCTTGCCAATAACCAATTTTCTGGTCTCATCCCAGAAGAAGTTGGTAAAATAATGCCAAACTtgatcttcttctctctttctggGAATCAACTAACTGGTTCAATCCCAGTCTCTATAGGGGAAATGTCGGTACTAGAAGTCCTTGACCTTTCATATAACAATTTGACAGGGAGCATTCTTCCAGAGATAGGAATTTGTCTGAACCTGAAGGTTATAGACCTACAAAGCAATAGTTTGTCAGGGGTCATCCCTGAACAACTTGGTCAGCTAAATTTGCTTCAAACACTGCATCTAAGCAACAACAAACTCTCAGGAGAACTCCCATCCGCTCTTCTGAATTTGTCGAGTTTGGAGACTCTGGACCTTGGAAACAACAGATTGAGGGGCCACATTGCACCATGGATTGGAGGTGGTTTCACCAAGCTTAGAATACTTAGCTTGAGGTCGAATGCCTTTTACGGAGAACTACCATCTTCTCTTTCGAATTTGAGCTCACTTCAAGTGGTTGACCTAGCTGAAAATGAGCTCAATGGAACCATTCCGGCTAGCTTTGGTGATTTTAAAGCCATGACTAGAGAGGAAAACATAAACAGGTATCTATTTTATGGAATGTACATGATCCTCTACTATAAAGAAAGCATAGTTTTGTGTGTGAAAGATCAGCCTCTGTTATTTACCAAGACTCTTTCCCTGCTGACCAGCATAGACCTTTCTGCAAATAATTTACATGGAGAGCTACCAGAAGAAATGACTAAATTGGCAGGTCTGCTGGTTCTTAACTTGTCAAGAAACCAAATCAGTGGCCAGATTCCGCAAAGCATTTCAGAGCTCCATCAATTGTCATCACTTGACCTCTCAAACAACAGACTCTCAGGTGCTATTCCTTCAAGCATGTCCTCGTTATCTTATCTGGGTTCCTTGAATCTATCGAACAACAATCTGTCTGGGGAAATTCCTTATGCAGGACATATGACAACTTATGAGGCTTCCTCTTTTGGTGGAAACCTGGGACTCTGTGGTTCTCCTCTCGGTGTAAAATGCCCTGGCGATGACTCTTATCATGGAGAAACTGCTAAAGATGACGGCAACGACGACGACACTGTTGACAAATGGTTTTACTTGAGTATTGGGTTGGGATTTGCTGCAGGTATACTGGTTCCTTATTTTGTGTTGGTTATCAAAAGGCCTTGGAGTAATGCATACTTCAATTTGGTGGATAAGATTGCTGACAGAATAGCATATTGGAGATTAAGATACACAAGTTATTAA
- the LOC120014605 gene encoding receptor-like protein EIX2 isoform X2, with protein MSMEILSLLQLVLTVICLMTGGIASDCNAQLVDCLESDREALIEFKSVLNDPENRLLSWKGSNCCQWHGIICDNHSGAVITVDLHNPHPSILDPSGGYGFWNLSGEISPSLTKLKFLRHLDLSFNSFNHIQIPDFLDSMEKLQYLNLSNAGFSGAIPPTLGNISSLQYLDLDSSSSFPVLTAHNLDWVTGLTSLKHLKMRAVNLSKVSSEWIVALNKLQFLTELDLSDCGLSGSIASLSYLNFTSLTVMDLSGNLFISHLPSWFVNISRLVSLDISFSGLYGRIPLGFGELPNFQIFRLSSNDNLTASCSQLFRGSWERIEVIDLFLNKLHGKLPASFGNMTSLTHFDLFANGVEGGIPSSIGRLCNLQYIDLSANNLTGSLPEFLEGTENCLSGSTLPSLQHLDWSNNHLVGILPKWLGQLSNLGILNLLYNSLEGPIPDTLGSLGNLTELRLGGNRLNGTLPASLGQLSELTVFDVSINNLWGVVSEKHFSKLSKLEILILSANSFILNVTLDWFPPFQVWFLDMGSCHLGPQFPAWLMTQKKLNFLDFSNASISGTIPDWFWDIAVNLSLLNVSYNDLKGRLPNPLNVSLSANVDMSSNSFEGPVPIPTVSLGALVLANNQFSGLIPEEVGKIMPNLIFFSLSGNQLTGSIPVSIGEMSVLEVLDLSYNNLTGSILPEIGICLNLKVIDLQSNSLSGVIPEQLGQLNLLQTLHLSNNKLSGELPSALLNLSSLETLDLGNNRLRGHIAPWIGGGFTKLRILSLRSNAFYGELPSSLSNLSSLQVVDLAENELNGTIPASFGDFKAMTREENINSIDLSANNLHGELPEEMTKLAGLLVLNLSRNQISGQIPQSISELHQLSSLDLSNNRLSGAIPSSMSSLSYLGSLNLSNNNLSGEIPYAGHMTTYEASSFGGNLGLCGSPLGVKCPGDDSYHGETAKDDGNDDDTVDKWFYLSIGLGFAAGILVPYFVLVIKRPWSNAYFNLVDKIADRIAYWRLRYTSY; from the exons ATGTCGATGGAAATTCTTTCCCTGTTGCAGTTAGTGTTAACTGTTATCTGCCTAATGACAGGAGGAATTGCTAGTGATTGCAATGCCCAGCTGGTGGATTGCCTTGAATCAGATAGAGAAGCTCTTATCGAGTTTAAGAGCGTTCTTAATGATCCTGAGAACCGGCTCTTATCCTGGAAAGGGAGCAACTGTTGTCAATGGCATGGAATAATTTGTGACAACCATTCTGGAGCGGTTATTACAGTTGATCTCCATAATCCACACCCATCAATCTTGGATCCTTCAGGTGGGTATGGTTTCTGGAACTTGAGTGGTGAGATCAGTCCTTCTTTGACAAAACTCAAGTTCTTGAGACATCTAGACTTGAGTTTCAACTCATTTAACCACATTCAGATTCCTGACTTCCTTGATTCCATGGAGAAATTGCAATATCTAAACCTATCAAATGCTGGGTTTAGCGGTGCAATTCCTCCAACTCTGGGAAACATCTCTAGTTTACAGTATCTTGATCTTGATTCCTCTTCCAGTTTTCCTGTCTTAACTGCTCATAATCTTGATTGGGTGACTGGTCTTACCTCACTGAAACATCTCAAAATGAGGGCGGTTAACCTATCAAAGGTCAGTTCAGAATGGATAGTAGCTCTAAACAAGCTTCAATTTTTGACTGAGTTGGATTTATCTGATTGTGGGCTATCTGGTTCCATTGCATCTCTTAGCTATCTTAATTTTACTTCACTTACTGTCATGGACCTTAGTGGTAACCTCTTCATATCACACTTGCCAAGTTGGTTTGTGAATATCAGCAGGCTTGTATCTCTTGACATCAGCTTTAGTGGCTTGTATGGAAGAATTCCACTGGGTTTCGGTGAGCTACcgaattttcaaattttccgaCTATCAAGTAATGATAATCTTACAGCTAGTTGTTCTCAACTATTCAGGGGAAGCTGGGAAAGAATAGAAGTAATTGATCTTTTTCTGAACAAGTTACATGGGAAACTTCCTGCTTCCTTTGGGAACATGACATCTCTCACCCACTTTGATTTGTTTGCAAATGGTGTAGAGGGTGGGATACCAAGTTCCATTGGTAGGCTTTGTAACTTACAGTACATTGACTTGTCAGCTAATAACCTGACAGGAAGCTTACCAGAATTTCTTGAAGGAACAGAGAATTGCCTTTCTGGAAGTACTTTGCCTAGTCTGCAACACTTGGACTGGAGCAACAATCACCTTGTTGGAATATTGCCAAAATGGCTTGGCCAGCTCTCAAATCTTGGCATACTCAATCTGCTTTATAACTCGCTTGAAGGTCCTATCCCTGATACTCTAGGATCATTGGGGAATCTTACAGAACTCAGACTTGGAGGGAATCGATTGAACGGTACTCTACCTGCTAGTTTAGGACAGCTCTCAGAGCTGACTGTCTTTGATGTATCTATCAATAACTTGTGGGGTGTTGTCTCTGAGAAGCATTTTTCGAAGTTAAGTAAATTGGAGATCTTGATTTTGTCAGCCAACTCCTTCATCTTGAATGTCACTTTGGATTGGTTCCCTCCATTCCAGGTTTGGTTTCTTGACATGGGTTCTTGTCATTTGGGTCCTCAATTTCCAGCTTGGCTTATGACTCAAAAGAAACTCAACTTTCTTGACTTCTCAAATGCTAGTATTTCAGGTACCATACCTGACTGGTTTTGGGATATTGCTGTGAATCTATCACTCTTGAATGTTTCTTACAATGATTTGAAAGGTCGGTTGCCGAATCCATTGAATGTATCTCTCTCTGCAAATGTTGATATGAGCTCCAACTCTTTTGAAGGTCCTGTACCTATTCCAACTGTTTCACTCGGAGCACTGGTTCTTGCCAATAACCAATTTTCTGGTCTCATCCCAGAAGAAGTTGGTAAAATAATGCCAAACTtgatcttcttctctctttctggGAATCAACTAACTGGTTCAATCCCAGTCTCTATAGGGGAAATGTCGGTACTAGAAGTCCTTGACCTTTCATATAACAATTTGACAGGGAGCATTCTTCCAGAGATAGGAATTTGTCTGAACCTGAAGGTTATAGACCTACAAAGCAATAGTTTGTCAGGGGTCATCCCTGAACAACTTGGTCAGCTAAATTTGCTTCAAACACTGCATCTAAGCAACAACAAACTCTCAGGAGAACTCCCATCCGCTCTTCTGAATTTGTCGAGTTTGGAGACTCTGGACCTTGGAAACAACAGATTGAGGGGCCACATTGCACCATGGATTGGAGGTGGTTTCACCAAGCTTAGAATACTTAGCTTGAGGTCGAATGCCTTTTACGGAGAACTACCATCTTCTCTTTCGAATTTGAGCTCACTTCAAGTGGTTGACCTAGCTGAAAATGAGCTCAATGGAACCATTCCGGCTAGCTTTGGTGATTTTAAAGCCATGACTAGAGAGGAAAACATAAACAG CATAGACCTTTCTGCAAATAATTTACATGGAGAGCTACCAGAAGAAATGACTAAATTGGCAGGTCTGCTGGTTCTTAACTTGTCAAGAAACCAAATCAGTGGCCAGATTCCGCAAAGCATTTCAGAGCTCCATCAATTGTCATCACTTGACCTCTCAAACAACAGACTCTCAGGTGCTATTCCTTCAAGCATGTCCTCGTTATCTTATCTGGGTTCCTTGAATCTATCGAACAACAATCTGTCTGGGGAAATTCCTTATGCAGGACATATGACAACTTATGAGGCTTCCTCTTTTGGTGGAAACCTGGGACTCTGTGGTTCTCCTCTCGGTGTAAAATGCCCTGGCGATGACTCTTATCATGGAGAAACTGCTAAAGATGACGGCAACGACGACGACACTGTTGACAAATGGTTTTACTTGAGTATTGGGTTGGGATTTGCTGCAGGTATACTGGTTCCTTATTTTGTGTTGGTTATCAAAAGGCCTTGGAGTAATGCATACTTCAATTTGGTGGATAAGATTGCTGACAGAATAGCATATTGGAGATTAAGATACACAAGTTATTAA